A single region of the Micropterus dolomieu isolate WLL.071019.BEF.003 ecotype Adirondacks linkage group LG18, ASM2129224v1, whole genome shotgun sequence genome encodes:
- the prickle2b gene encoding prickle-like protein 2b isoform X2, whose translation MPVEMEKTVNKLMYDFQRNSTSDDDSGCALEEYAWVPPGLKPEQVHQYYSSLPEDKVPYVNSPGEKYRIKQLLHQLPPHDNEVRYCNSLDDEEKRELKLFSNQRKRENLGRGNVRPFPVTMTGAICEQCGGQINGGDIAVFASRAGHGVCWHPACFVCSMCNELLVDLIYFYQDGKIYCGRHHAERLKPRCTACDEIILADECTEAEGRHWHMKHFCCFECETVLGGQRYIMKEGRPYCCSCFESLYAEYCDSCGEHIGIDQGQMTYDGQHWHATESCFCCARCKRSLLGRPFLPKQGQIFCSRSCSLGEEPNGSDSSDSAFQSARSTRESRRSSKMGKSGGGGGAVQTDRFSGEVDPLSLQMDLLSLSSQTPSLTREPPTWQGQEQGGDGYNYESQSDLTANPTPLQLLSQCNVRTAYNPTCSGQNNQQQDHRIKDNVGLKRPPISAMKGHSLNETWFHQPAAPEEYYPPKLRTQKSFTEVSHCSQHHNGFSSDKRSISLHGFQRDRDRDAGPPAATQVARSRNPISALNFTEQLTPLEQTPRGSMESLALSNATGNSADGGGKRQEHLSRFSMPDLSKDSGMNVSEKSNMDTLNSSVQFRSSESIHSLTASQPYMEMDPPRSSQFQVQYCNPPGMSVGMGIKHLPPGFTFQEEDRVSLVSSANAARLPPISERRVGGGGGGGGRGASVRLDAPEETPQRRRHHHHHRSRRSRRSRSENALHLVAERRTRPQERPQLRVREDYDRFPPPRSARDHFGVGGGGGRYQPQLFRQCPRTTSDLTLQNPEASRRTGLNQYSWDDYDDDDWCSTCSSSSESEDEGYFLGEPIPRPIQLRYLSNQELVHKYNNTGMGGPNRSGQLHTRKRRKSKNCIIS comes from the exons GTTCATCAGTACTACAGCTCTCTGCCCGAGGACAAGGTGCCCTATGTGAACAGCCCAGGAGAGAAATACCGCATCAAACAGCTGCTCCATCAGCTCCCACCCCATGACAACGAG gtACGCTACTGTAACAGCCTGGATGATGAGGAGAAGCGAGAACTGAAGCTCTTCAGCAATCAACGGAAACGGGAGAACCTGGGCCGCGGCAACGTCCGGCCTTTCCCTGTGACGATGACGGGGGCAATCTGTGAACAG TGCGGAGGCCAGATAAATGGCGGCGACATTGCTGTATTTGCATCACGGGCAGGTCACGGCGTGTGTTGGCATCCGGCCTGCTTTGTGTGCAGCATGTGCAATGAGCTCCTGGTGGACCTCATCTACTTCTACCAGGATGGGAAGATCTACTGCGGGCGGCACCACGCTGAGAGGCTGAAGCCCCGCTGCACCGCCTGTGATGAG ATCATCCTTGCGGATGAGTGCACTGAGGCAGAAGGGCGTCACTGGCACATGAAGCACTTCTGCTGTTTTGAGTGTGAGACTGTGCTGGGGGGCCAGCGCTACATCATGAAGGAGGGACGGCCCTACTGCTGCTCTTGCTTTGAGTCCCTCTACGCTGAGTACTGCGACTCCTGCGGGGAACATATTG GGATTGACCAAGGCCAGATGACATATGATGGGCAGCACTGGCACGCCACAGAGAGCTGCTTTTGCTGCGCCCGCTGTAAACGCTCTCTGCTGGGTCGGCCTTTCCTGCCCAAGCAGGGCCAAATCTTCTGCTCACGTTCCTGCAGTCTGGGGGAGGAGCCTAATGGCTCTGACTCCTCTGATTCTGCCTTTCAAAGCGCTCGCTCCACCAGAGAGTCCAGGCGCAGCTCCAAGATGGGgaagagtggaggaggagggggtgcaGTGCAGACTGATAGATTTTCAGGGGAGGTGGACCCACTGTCTTTACAAATGGATCTTCTGAGTCTCTCCAGCCAGACGCCCAGTTTGACTCGCGAGCCACCTACCTGGCAGGGCCAAGAGCAAGGAGGTGACGGTTATAATTATGAATCCCAATCAGACCTAACTGCCAACCCCACCCCCCTCCAGCTCCTCAGTCAGTGCAATGTCAGGACTGCCTATAACCCCACCTGCTCTGGACAGAATAATCAACAGCAGGACCACAGGATCAAGGACAATGTAGGTTTAAAGAGACCGCCTATTTCTGCCATGAAGGGCCACTCACTCAATGAGACGTGGTTCCATCAGCCAGCAGCTCCAGAGGAGTACTATCCACCCAAACTGAGGACCCAAAAGAGCTTCACTGAGGTATCCCATTGTTCTCAGCACCACAACGGCTTCTCCTCTGACAAACGCTCTATCAGTTTGCATGGGTTTCAGAGGGACAGGGACCGAGATGCAGGGCCTCCAGCAGCAACCCAGGTGGCAAGAAGCAGGAACCCCATTAGTGCACTTAACTTCACTGAGCAACTGACCCCTCTAGAGCAGACCCCAAGAGGATCCATGGAGTCACTGGCCCTGTCCAATGCTACAG GCAACTCAGCAGATGGAGGAGGAAAGCGTCAGGAGCACCTTTCTCGTTTCTCCATGCCGGACCTGAGCAAAGACTCTGGAATGAACGTCTCAGAGAAAAGTAACATGGACACCCTCAACTCCTCAGTGCAATTTCGTAGCTCTGAATCCATTCACAGCCTCACCGCCAGTCAACCCTACATGGAAATGGATCCTCCCAGGTCCTCCCAGTTCCAGGTGCAGTACTGCAACCCCCCTGGCATGAGTGTGGGCATGGGTATTAAGCATTTACCTCCTGGCTTCACCTTCCAGGAGGAGGATAGGGTGAGTTTGGTGAGCAGCGCCAACGCTGCCCGCCTGCCACCCATTAGTGAGCGCAGggtgggtggaggaggaggaggtggtggaagGGGAGCAAGTGTCCGGCTAGATGCTCCAGAGGAGACGCCACAGAGGCGGcggcaccaccaccaccaccgctCTCGGAGATCCCGTCGGTCTCGTTCAGAAAACGCTCTCCACCTCGTGGCAGAGCGGAGGACGAGACCTCAAGAAAGACCACAGCTGCGTGTCCGTGAGGATTACGACCGTTTCCCACCGCCAAGGAGTGCCAGGGACCACTTTggagtgggaggaggaggaggaagatacCAGCCTCAACTCTTCAGGCAGTGCCCCAGAACCACTTCAGACCTGACTCTTCAGAACCCAGAGGCCAGCCGACGCACTGGCTTGAACCAGTACTCCTGGGATGATTATGATGACGATGACTGGTGCTCCACCTGCTCGTCATCCTCTGAATCGGAGGATGAAGGTTACTTTCTGGGTGAGCCGATCCCCAGACCCATCCAGCTGCGCTACCTCAGCAACCAGGAGCTTGTCCATAAGTACAACAACACAGGGATGGGAGGGCCCAACCGCAGTGGGCAGTTACACACCCGCAAACGCAGAAAAAGCAAGAACTGCATTATTTCCTAA